One window of the Xiphophorus couchianus chromosome 12, X_couchianus-1.0, whole genome shotgun sequence genome contains the following:
- the tango2 gene encoding transport and Golgi organization protein 2 homolog isoform X2 yields the protein MAQYGGVRHYIPPEVEGIVLLCPSPALTLPKEWTTEPTTSVNMAEKRRNDTRSFFSAAKRPSKATENRAGRRERERDSQSGSKSHRLILAANRDEFYNRPSKAADFWGTNSEILSGLDLEYGKEGGSWLGISKRGKLAAITNYMEGHPNPNAQGRGFLVSNYLMDKDVDSYSYLKKVSAEGHLYNGFNLITAEFKAKQDTVCYYGNRGSSEPIRLNPGIYGLSNSLLDTPWKKLLKGKEHFTNVVGDQSLSGDGLVQALLHVLNNEELNTPDPLQEQLGEGYSRSMVQALSAVCVRSPHYGTRTNTIILIDAEGNVTFTERTMLDVDTSKWSTNSFQFNLQA from the exons ATGGCGCAATACGGAGGTGTACGTCATTATATTCCCCCAGAGGTTGAGGGCATAGTCCTGCTCTGTCCTTCTCCAGCCCTGACCTTGCCTAAGGAGTGGACAACAGAG cCAACCACGTCAGTAAATATGGCAGAAAAACGAAGAAATGACACCCGATCATTTTTCAGTGCAGCAAAAAGGCCAA GCAAAGCAACAGAGAACAGAGCGGgacgcagagagagagagagagacagtcaGTCAGGGTCAAAGAGTCACAG GCTAATTTTGGCTGCAAATAGAGATGAGTTTTACAACAGACCGTCCAAAGCTGCCGACTTCTGGGGCACCAACAGTGAAATCCTCAGTG GTCTGGACCTAGAGTATGGTAAGGAAGGTGGATCATGGCTGGGAATCAGCAAGAGGGGCAAGCTGGCCGCCATCACAAACTACATGGAAGGACATCCTAACCCTAATGCACAAGGAAGAG GGTTCCTTGTGTCGAACTACCTTATGGATAAGGATGTGGACAGCTACTCCTACCTGAAGAAGGTGTCTGCAGAAGGCCACTTGTACAATGGCTTCAATCTCATCACAGCTGAGTTCAA AGCCAAACAAGACACTGTGTGTTACTATGGAAACAGAGGCAGCTCTGAACCCATCCGTCTGAATCCAg GGATCTACGGCTTAAGCAATTCACTCCTGGACACTCCGTGGAAGAAGCTTCTGAAAGGCAAGGAGCACTTTACCAACGTCGTCGGTGACCAGTCGCTGTCCGGCGACGGATTGGTCCAAGCGCTGCTCCACGTCCTTAATAACGAGGAGCT CAACACACCTGACCCACTGCAAGAGCAGCTGGGTGAAGGATACAGCAGGTCCATGGTCCAGGCTCTGTCAGCTGTATGCGTCCGCTCTCCTCATTATGGCACAAG GACCAACACAATAATCCTGATAGATGCAGAGGGGAATGTCACCTTCACAGAGCGCACAATGCTCGACGTCGACACAAGCAAGTGGAGCACCAATTCTTTCCAGTTCAACCTCCAGGCATGA
- the tango2 gene encoding transport and Golgi organization protein 2 homolog isoform X1, with translation MAQYGGVRHYIPPEVEGIVLLCPSPALTLPKEWTTEPTTSVNMAEKRRNDTRSFFSAAKRPSKATENRAGRRERERDSQSGSKSHRLILAANRDEFYNRPSKAADFWGTNSEILSGLDLEYGKEGGSWLGISKRGKLAAITNYMEGHPNPNAQGRGFLVSNYLMDKDVDSYSYLKKVSAEGHLYNGFNLITAEFKAKQDTVCYYGNRGSSEPIRLNPAGIYGLSNSLLDTPWKKLLKGKEHFTNVVGDQSLSGDGLVQALLHVLNNEELNTPDPLQEQLGEGYSRSMVQALSAVCVRSPHYGTRTNTIILIDAEGNVTFTERTMLDVDTSKWSTNSFQFNLQA, from the exons ATGGCGCAATACGGAGGTGTACGTCATTATATTCCCCCAGAGGTTGAGGGCATAGTCCTGCTCTGTCCTTCTCCAGCCCTGACCTTGCCTAAGGAGTGGACAACAGAG cCAACCACGTCAGTAAATATGGCAGAAAAACGAAGAAATGACACCCGATCATTTTTCAGTGCAGCAAAAAGGCCAA GCAAAGCAACAGAGAACAGAGCGGgacgcagagagagagagagagacagtcaGTCAGGGTCAAAGAGTCACAG GCTAATTTTGGCTGCAAATAGAGATGAGTTTTACAACAGACCGTCCAAAGCTGCCGACTTCTGGGGCACCAACAGTGAAATCCTCAGTG GTCTGGACCTAGAGTATGGTAAGGAAGGTGGATCATGGCTGGGAATCAGCAAGAGGGGCAAGCTGGCCGCCATCACAAACTACATGGAAGGACATCCTAACCCTAATGCACAAGGAAGAG GGTTCCTTGTGTCGAACTACCTTATGGATAAGGATGTGGACAGCTACTCCTACCTGAAGAAGGTGTCTGCAGAAGGCCACTTGTACAATGGCTTCAATCTCATCACAGCTGAGTTCAA AGCCAAACAAGACACTGTGTGTTACTATGGAAACAGAGGCAGCTCTGAACCCATCCGTCTGAATCCAg CAGGGATCTACGGCTTAAGCAATTCACTCCTGGACACTCCGTGGAAGAAGCTTCTGAAAGGCAAGGAGCACTTTACCAACGTCGTCGGTGACCAGTCGCTGTCCGGCGACGGATTGGTCCAAGCGCTGCTCCACGTCCTTAATAACGAGGAGCT CAACACACCTGACCCACTGCAAGAGCAGCTGGGTGAAGGATACAGCAGGTCCATGGTCCAGGCTCTGTCAGCTGTATGCGTCCGCTCTCCTCATTATGGCACAAG GACCAACACAATAATCCTGATAGATGCAGAGGGGAATGTCACCTTCACAGAGCGCACAATGCTCGACGTCGACACAAGCAAGTGGAGCACCAATTCTTTCCAGTTCAACCTCCAGGCATGA
- the tango2 gene encoding transport and Golgi organization protein 2 homolog isoform X3 — protein sequence MCIIFLKFDPRPASKNAYRLILAANRDEFYNRPSKAADFWGTNSEILSGLDLEYGKEGGSWLGISKRGKLAAITNYMEGHPNPNAQGRGFLVSNYLMDKDVDSYSYLKKVSAEGHLYNGFNLITAEFKAKQDTVCYYGNRGSSEPIRLNPAGIYGLSNSLLDTPWKKLLKGKEHFTNVVGDQSLSGDGLVQALLHVLNNEELNTPDPLQEQLGEGYSRSMVQALSAVCVRSPHYGTRTNTIILIDAEGNVTFTERTMLDVDTSKWSTNSFQFNLQA from the exons ATGTGCATAATCTTCTTAAAGTTTGATCCTCGGCCTGCGTCCAAAAATGCCTACAG GCTAATTTTGGCTGCAAATAGAGATGAGTTTTACAACAGACCGTCCAAAGCTGCCGACTTCTGGGGCACCAACAGTGAAATCCTCAGTG GTCTGGACCTAGAGTATGGTAAGGAAGGTGGATCATGGCTGGGAATCAGCAAGAGGGGCAAGCTGGCCGCCATCACAAACTACATGGAAGGACATCCTAACCCTAATGCACAAGGAAGAG GGTTCCTTGTGTCGAACTACCTTATGGATAAGGATGTGGACAGCTACTCCTACCTGAAGAAGGTGTCTGCAGAAGGCCACTTGTACAATGGCTTCAATCTCATCACAGCTGAGTTCAA AGCCAAACAAGACACTGTGTGTTACTATGGAAACAGAGGCAGCTCTGAACCCATCCGTCTGAATCCAg CAGGGATCTACGGCTTAAGCAATTCACTCCTGGACACTCCGTGGAAGAAGCTTCTGAAAGGCAAGGAGCACTTTACCAACGTCGTCGGTGACCAGTCGCTGTCCGGCGACGGATTGGTCCAAGCGCTGCTCCACGTCCTTAATAACGAGGAGCT CAACACACCTGACCCACTGCAAGAGCAGCTGGGTGAAGGATACAGCAGGTCCATGGTCCAGGCTCTGTCAGCTGTATGCGTCCGCTCTCCTCATTATGGCACAAG GACCAACACAATAATCCTGATAGATGCAGAGGGGAATGTCACCTTCACAGAGCGCACAATGCTCGACGTCGACACAAGCAAGTGGAGCACCAATTCTTTCCAGTTCAACCTCCAGGCATGA
- the tango2 gene encoding transport and Golgi organization protein 2 homolog isoform X4 codes for MCIIFLKFDPRPASKNAYRLILAANRDEFYNRPSKAADFWGTNSEILSGLDLEYGKEGGSWLGISKRGKLAAITNYMEGHPNPNAQGRGFLVSNYLMDKDVDSYSYLKKVSAEGHLYNGFNLITAEFKAKQDTVCYYGNRGSSEPIRLNPGIYGLSNSLLDTPWKKLLKGKEHFTNVVGDQSLSGDGLVQALLHVLNNEELNTPDPLQEQLGEGYSRSMVQALSAVCVRSPHYGTRTNTIILIDAEGNVTFTERTMLDVDTSKWSTNSFQFNLQA; via the exons ATGTGCATAATCTTCTTAAAGTTTGATCCTCGGCCTGCGTCCAAAAATGCCTACAG GCTAATTTTGGCTGCAAATAGAGATGAGTTTTACAACAGACCGTCCAAAGCTGCCGACTTCTGGGGCACCAACAGTGAAATCCTCAGTG GTCTGGACCTAGAGTATGGTAAGGAAGGTGGATCATGGCTGGGAATCAGCAAGAGGGGCAAGCTGGCCGCCATCACAAACTACATGGAAGGACATCCTAACCCTAATGCACAAGGAAGAG GGTTCCTTGTGTCGAACTACCTTATGGATAAGGATGTGGACAGCTACTCCTACCTGAAGAAGGTGTCTGCAGAAGGCCACTTGTACAATGGCTTCAATCTCATCACAGCTGAGTTCAA AGCCAAACAAGACACTGTGTGTTACTATGGAAACAGAGGCAGCTCTGAACCCATCCGTCTGAATCCAg GGATCTACGGCTTAAGCAATTCACTCCTGGACACTCCGTGGAAGAAGCTTCTGAAAGGCAAGGAGCACTTTACCAACGTCGTCGGTGACCAGTCGCTGTCCGGCGACGGATTGGTCCAAGCGCTGCTCCACGTCCTTAATAACGAGGAGCT CAACACACCTGACCCACTGCAAGAGCAGCTGGGTGAAGGATACAGCAGGTCCATGGTCCAGGCTCTGTCAGCTGTATGCGTCCGCTCTCCTCATTATGGCACAAG GACCAACACAATAATCCTGATAGATGCAGAGGGGAATGTCACCTTCACAGAGCGCACAATGCTCGACGTCGACACAAGCAAGTGGAGCACCAATTCTTTCCAGTTCAACCTCCAGGCATGA